The Anser cygnoides isolate HZ-2024a breed goose unplaced genomic scaffold, Taihu_goose_T2T_genome scaffold_54_1, whole genome shotgun sequence DNA segment aattggtcgggtcccaccaaattaggggaggaacccccaaaattgggtgggcgaacccccaaattggggggaagaagacttaaatggaagtgtgaaattccagaattgaatgtggaccccccccagacctggggaggaatccccaaacttgggggggacccccaaaattggggttaaagccccagatcccggggagctaagccccaaattaagggaaggaacctcaaacatgtggtgagaaccccaacattgggggaaagaaccttaatattagggtggcaggccaagaaaggatggtgggggcctccaaaattgtggggggcttggaattggggggaatccccaaaatggagggggaaccccaaaagtgggcggggggcgaagcaccaaattaggggaaggaaccccaaaattgcggggaagaactctgaaatggagagctgaaaacccgaaattgaggggaaaccccccaaaacggcgggaaaaccctccataaacacgaacccggtaatgtaacagagcaaaaaatggcgtcctacggcacgctgcgaggctcaattttctggggagtgctgggaaatgtagttcttggccaccgggtttccgggagtccatattgttttcccagagcatgccgggagatgtagttctcggacactgggcttccgggaggccatgttggtttcccatctttgctagactccgggtgctctggcttcacagagaaacccccaaactgaaaaatgtacctgctaatatattgggctctaaatgtagccctgggttaattgaataacaatccctgggtaagattgaagtgcaggaggggttggctacggttttaagagccggtttgcagaaaagggatttcccgttaagaaatggcatatactgattgttctcttccttgctctgccaagacctgaagcacatcttggaagccaggcagaatccgtggagccaatggagttctcaagctcgacttcagcttcttcccagctagaagaagcaaggacacgccggctgagttccacaggcaacgcgcccgtatctgtagacgaggatttagagatgctactttgggaactctcagacggcatactggaagccgagctcgacttggacccagggaaggatgaggatgacctcctccttgagctttccaagatgattgatgattgaactgcatagtcctatggtatattaaaaaaaaaaaaaaaaaaaaaaaaaaagaaaacaactcttcttcttgttggataccctgaggtgatcctttttctaactgaggctttgcaatgagacttaaagcacagttggaactggtagaaattggcaggatctgcactcagttgtcctaagttttcctgctggtcagagttaaggtcttgtgcatggttccgtaactataggtggctacctttgatatcaaaaggacaaagcacttgtttcttttggcacagaaagatgtccatcggcacgctgtggtggctgtgaattgacgtagtgatggagcgatgctctgaaggcttaaacggaaagcttcttccttccctcccgccttggcacagctcgatgttgggcacattgtgaagcctgggtgttctgatttctcggacagttgatacccaaatcccggagttactatgtcaactcttgacttttatttgtgtatgccattgttttgactgtaatcttttcagatgatgaagctgtaggggcgggagggagcaaaataattattctagcgttgtggaccaaacatgctgccaggagtggtggtggtggggtcagcccacccggccttactttcaattatcagggatgataaaatggtgtgaaaagcagcagctctgcgatacggctacgctacccccactcccttctcttgtgctgtaccaaagttcccccaagctttggttggtgctttttgctggtgacagtaggactccagggcgagtagtcgggactctcctgcagtaactgggtcaattaagggttggtttaagtgcctcctggtttttaaaattgctcccctgagctgctggctctgctgcctgctacagcaaatgttcgggtgccatcagcgtcgcacttgggcgtgggcactgaccctgcagaggagagctgagactcgcgtgtattgtgtaccctgccgccagtgatcgttttcccctagcagatctattttgaatcatttccctaaattttagaggaactttaggctctttgtgctatgatttgtgaagctgtaggggccctcaggcatttgctgctggcagaggaaaaccgcttgtcgaatttgttgtaaatactttctgtttggacaacaatgcctgtgtgtgtgtgtgtgcgtgtgcgtgtgtgtgcgcgtgcgtgctttgacgaccccctgtgacgccccagctccgcgagggaagctttgaagcggctctgggaaaacctctgcggaagaaaccgctgctagtgacttgcggaaaagggactccacaatcagtgagattgtaaagtaggtatttttattcatcgctgggcagcacgggaggtcgtgggcatgaagattgatgactcttcctcgtcaccgctagttgacctcttgtctttgcacagactcagttgctccttggctcttgtccacctgcaggaccagtttctcccagtttcttaagataggctcgctctcttattaggagactgaccttggtaaggggcccaaggcttcttgctttagttaattggcacaatgcaccatagttagcaaagacgctaagtagcatcctagtttaatgctgtcagcgctctatctctacttgataagattctcctaactccctctctcactggagcccacgcagccctccgtcctgccgaaggacttcacggggacttctgccggctccgggtgcccgcacacagacagaaatggctttgagagaaaacaatcaggaggaggagagctcagagactgcggccggcttcggccaccttcccctcgctttccctctccgtgttcaaaccgagcactgttctgccgtcaaccttcgctgcctctgcccgcggcgctgggctttcgcgtgtgccattgctcctctacatattttatccttccttttgtaaggaatggtccagcaattcgtgtcactaagggatttgaagggttaacatcgaggcccgggtctaggtgataagagaacaaaggggtttttagggaaaagtgctgactactgcaggggatgttgctagagtttctgaaatccggtGCAGAGGCacccaaacgaggaggaagggggagctgaaggacagtTGAAGGACAAAAGTCtgggaggaagacaaccagcattcagcccgagcaagccccgagaaaccaccagagactggtatgcaggcgcccctgggaggggtttcggattccggaaaccaattctaataaccctgcctcttctcgaagtagtaatgaatatgtattagcctgggagcatcaaaaccagccgccttacgtaacaggtgtgcgtcctgggggagcagacaCTCCCGGtgattagggaagctgaggcgattccagataagaaagggttaagaatgaaactattaaaggagaacagaacattaggtgtagggcaggaaacagatgtacgGACAATGTATCTCGAAATAGGACATATACGGGCAATATATCTCGAACAAGACATTGGaatccaagataagaaaataatgagcagaagattcgaagaaaaaacagtccttgcggttaggaagaaagctaaatcagcagaatcctgaccaagggtgaaaagtacactgtgaggaagacttatggccttcctctctgagaccaccgaccacagctcgacgacccctgcccaagaccactgagaggatctgcgcaggcgcaggacacaaaaaactgattagcatgagaagcgagagtaggcggggttagataatgaatatgtataggcgttaataaaatattaatcactgtgatgtataaatttgggacggcttttcacttcgggatgcacgataggcggaaagatcccccgtgcatccggcgccgtcaataaagaataaatcacttaaagaaattggatttatgatctttgaatcaatctggcgacccagatgggacttCTTCTCTGTCGGACCGCAGGACCCGCTGGGAACAGGACTCCCTAGGGTACCCCCGGGATTTCCCGGAGGGACTCCTCGACTCAACGGATCACTGCGGAGGCAGACACGGACCCCATCATTGTAAGtgattatattctttattttggtttatttggttGACCGGTCAATTGGGGTCGTCTGTAAGTCGGAAAGTAAAAGTTTTCTGCAGGACGGCATTTGGTTTTTTGGAAAGCACTCAGTTGCTGTTGGGAAACAAATTACCTTTGCATGCGAGGTTAGTGTTACGTTGTGTTTAAATGTGGAACTTGACCTTGGCTATTGTCTTTGGGATTTTGATTGTACACTTTATAACGTTACTAGGATCTTGGTGTTATTGTGGAAAGCTGCCGGCTTGTATTGTGTAACAAGAAACATTCTGAACTGTAACATGGGGGGGCAGCAGAGTAGTGGGATTCCAAAGAAAAGCCCGTTGGGATGTATCTTGAGTCATTGGAAAAATATAGGGGGATCCCCCGgtggaactgaaaataagaaaacgttgataaaatattgtaatcaatggtggccactttATAAGTTGGATTGTGAGGGAAATGGCCACTGAATGGAACCTTAAATTATAATACTCTACTACAGTTAATGTTGTTTCTAAGGAGAGAATGAAAGTGGGATGAGGTGTCATACGCAgatatgtttttcactttgagaaACCACCCGGAATGGCAGAAGGAGTGTGGAATTAACTTAGCCCCACAGGATCCTTTGATCCTGGCAATAGAAAAGgatatgaagaaggaaggggcaggaaaaatgaaaagatgttgtTCGGCGTGCAGTATCGGGCAGAGATGTTTGAAATTGAATGAGTCAGAGGAGAGAATGGAGGATTATGTCCTCCCGCCCCAGATAATAGAACAAGGCGTGGGGGCGAGACCAGGAAACGGCAGaatagataagaaaaatgagagttgGGGGAATGGAGACTTTACCCCGATCACGGCTCGAACCCGAAGTAAGGTCGGGCCCGTTATTCAAGCCCCGTTACgacaggctatgggggctaACGGACCAGCTCGGATAAAAGTACGTTTCACAACTGCCGAGTTAGATTCACGGAAGGAAGCTGTGAAAGGATACCGGGATGATCCAGAATCAGTGGCCCGGAGGTTTGAGCTGATTGGAAAGAATTTAGATCCCGATTGGAAAGATATAGAGATAATGCTGGCAGCATTATCGGAAACTGGAAAAGCAACTGGTAATTAAGAATGCACAAACTCAAGTACAGACCCAGGTAACGTCAGTTTTACCTGGAACTGTGGAGGTATATGTGCCCAGAGTGGACCCAAACTGGGACTATAATGATGAGGGTGATTATAGGTTATTAAAAAGATATCAGGAATGGATTAGGATCGCCTTGGAAAGTGCGATACCAAAGTCTGTAAACTGGTCTAGGTTATATACCATAAAACAGGGGCAAACTGAGACCCCGTCAGAATTTCTCGATCGGCTAAggacagcaatgcaaaaatttACAACGATAGACCCCTCTTCTGAGGAAGGTAAAGTCCAGCTAGTATCATTGTTCTTGGGTCAGTCTGCGGACGATATAAGGcggaagcttcagaaaatgaaagagccgGATGTGAGAGATTTAGAAAGGCTGGTGGAAGAGGCATGGAGGGTATTTAGGAATCGAGAagggaatgagaaacaaaggctgGGTAGGGCTATTGCTGCGGCAACTGTTGCGGCCTTACAGAGGCAAGAAGAACCTTTtcggggaaaaggaagagggaatggGATAAGGGGAAGGTCAGTAAAGCCTCCCCTGAGACCGAATCAGTGTGCATATTGTAGGGAAGTGGGTCATTGGAAAAGGGAATGTCCGAAACAATGGGAGAAGAACAGGTTGATGGTAGCTAGTGTATCTCCCGACCAATGAAGTGGACCGGGGGATTCTACCCTAGCAGATCCGCTGGTTAAAATTAAGCTAGGGAAATCAGGACAGGAAGTGGAGTTTTTAATTGACACAGGAGCGACTTATTCTGTGTTAAACCAGAAATTGATACCAGAGGATGAGGATTTTGTGACGGTGATAGGAGCTACAGGCCAGCACGAGAAAGCCTTTTTCCTAAGGCCTTTAAAATATGAGTTAGGGAAACAGATGGGAATACATAGGTTTTTATATTTACCAGGATCCCCGAAGTCTTTGCTGGGGCGAGATTTACTAGAACAATTAGAAGCggaaattgtctttgaaaaagggaaggtggggttaaaggtgagagaagaaaagctgataacCGCGCTAAGCTTAACGCTGATACAAGCAGACCCCATCGGTAAAGTACCTTCGGAGATTTTAGACCAAGTTTACCCAGGAGTCTGGGCTACTGACATCCCTGGGCGAGCCAAAAATGCAGCCCCGATAGTGGTGAGATTAAAGCCAGGGGAAAGGCCAGTTAAGATTAAGCAATATCCCCTAAGAttagaagacaggaaaggaattaaGGGGATAGTggataagtttttaaaacatggactGCTGGTTGAGTGTGAATCTGAAATATAATACTCCTATACTACCAATTAAGAAGCCAGATGGGAAGAACTATAGATTAGTGCAGGATTTAAGAGCTATAAATAAGATCACTGAAGATATACACCCTGTGGTAGCCAACCCGTACACATTACTgactaaattaaaagataatttagtttggtttaccgtactggatttaaaagatgccttcttctgcctGACTTTAGCCCCAGAAAGtcagaagctttttgcttttgaatgggaaaatccagaCTCAGGACGAAAGGCTCAATTGACCTGGACCGTATTGCCGCAGGGATTCAAAAACAGCCCCACGATTTTTGGGAATCAACTAGCAAAAGAGCTTGAGGTTTGGGAGGCCCCAAACACCGAAGGAGTTCTGCTGCAATACGTTGATGACCTTTTGATAGCCACTGAGAATAGGAGCAGCTGCATGCAATGGACGATAAGTCTCCTTAATTTTCTGGGTTTGAATGGGTATCGAGTCTCTCAACAGAAGGCTCAGCTGATTCAGTCACGTGTAACTTACTTGGGGTTTGAGATTTCAGGGGGACAAAGGGAGTTAGGAACAGAACGGAAAGAAACTATCTGCTGTACCCCAGAACCACAGACCATTAAGGAATTACGAACTTTTCTAGGGATGACAGGTTGGTGCCGTCTATGGATTAATAATTATGGACTAATTGTAAAACCCCTATATGACCTCATCAAGAATAACCAATCGAAATTGGTCTGGACGGGGGAAGCACGGGCTGCCTTTAAGAAGCTTAAATTGGAGTTAATGCGAGCACCAGCTTTGGGTCTACCGGACTTGTCTAAACCCTTTTGGTTGTACTCCTATGAGAGACAAGGGAtggctctgggggtgctggcacagAAGCTGGGCCCCTACAGGAGAGCTGTGGCCTACTTCTCTAAACAACTGGATGAAGTAAGTAAAGGTTGGCCGGGTTGCCTTCGAGCGGTGGCCGCTGTCATCATGAATATACAGGAGGCTCGGAAGTTCACTATGGGACAGAAGATAACCGTGCTGGTATCACACACTGTCTCGGCAGTCTTGGAGCAGAAAGGGGCACACTGGTTATCccctcaaagatttttaaaataccaagcaATACTGGTGGAGCAAGATGACGTAGAAATTGTGGTTACTAACATTGTGAACCCAGCTTCTTTCCTTAGTAACGCTCCTGACGAGCCAGTGGTCCACGATTGTATCGAAACTATGGAAACTGTGTATTCTAGCCGACCAGATCTCAAGGAGGAGCCCTTGGAAGACGCGGACGAATCATGGTATactgatggaagcagctttgtgaaacAAGGACAACGCAAAGCAGGGTATGCGGTGACGACCACTCAACAGGTAATTGAGTCGAAACCATTACCCCCTGGGACGtctgctcagaaagcagaaataattgcccTTACGCGGGCATTGGAActagcagcaggaaagaaagtaaatatctgGACAGACTCTAAGTATGCAtttggtgtggtgcatgcacaTGGGGCTATCTGGAAGGAACGAGGATTATTAACggcccaaggaaaacaaataaaatatgctgaggAGATTTTGAAGTTGTTGGAAGCGGTAAAGCACCCAGAGAAGGTGGCTGTTATACATTGCCGGGGACACCAAAAAGGAACCGCTGACTTCGAGGTAGGGAACCGATTGGCTGACCAAGAAGCAAAAAGGGTGGCCGGATTGGCTGAGGCAGAAGCGCTCACTTTAATACCAGACggtaaaatacaaactttagGTGAAGGACAGGAACCTAGGTACACACGGGAAGATCAAAAGTTAATTGGGGacctgggaggaaaagcaaggagtGATGGATGGGTATACCTGAAAGATAATAGGGTTGTACTACCCTCTAATTTAATATGGCCTATGGTCATGGCAGAACATAATAAGACTCATTGGGGAGCAGACACCTTATATAAAAATCTGAGTCGAGTCTTGGTGGGAAGAAATCTGTATACTACGGTAAAACAAGTAACCCAGCAATGCAGTATTTGTTTGCATCATAACcctaatacagaaaataggGTAAAGTTCGGAATAATCAGTAAAGGAAACTATCCAGGACAACAATGGCAGAtagatttttcagaactgccaagaaaaggggggtatCGATACTTGTTGGTTTTGACAGATACTTTTTCCGGGTGGCCGGAGGCTTTTCCCTGTCGAACCAACAAGGCAAGAGAAGTGGTTAAGGTTTTACTGAATGAGATAATACCGCGTTTCGGAATTCCGGCAGCAATGTCCTCGGATAGAGGCTCTCATTTTTGTGCGCAAATAGTTCAAGAAGTAAGTAAGGTCTTAGGGGTAGACTGGCAACTCCATACCCCTTACAGACCACAGGCAAGCGGACAAGTGGAAAAGATGAATCATCTAATCAAACAACAAATAGCCAAAATAGGGCAAGAGACTAATTTATCATGGCCTCAGTCTCTCCCTTTGGCTTTACTTAGAATTAGAGTAAAACCACGGACAAAGGAAAATCTAAgcccttttgaaatattatacGGAAGACCCTATCAGTTTTTGTTCAGCGGGGAGGACCTGACGCAACTGGGGTCGGGATACttgtataattatttaataggaCTCCAAAAACAGTTGGATCAAATATCTAAAGTTGTCTCAGGAACCAGGGCTAGAGGGCTGGACCAACCAATCCACCCCTTTAAACCTGGGGATTATGTGTatgtaaaagcatttgcaggtcgccctttggaagaaaagtggaCGGGACCATACCAGGTGCTGCTGACAACACATACCGCCATCAAGATTAAGGAGCAAACGGCCTGGATCCATTATTCGAGAGTGAAGAAAGCTCCAAAAGCCCCCTGGAAAGTAACGCTGGGTGACGGTGAACTGAAACTAAAGTTCAGTCAAGCGAAATGAAGACACTATGGTCAGGAGTATTTAGTAATGTAGTTAGCAGAAATTTAgttaacagaattgttttatttctgtggcttatAGTTGTAATTGTGATTCAAGAATTGGAAGGTGCTTCTATGATGATAGAGAATGGTGGGTGGCCTTGGTCTGAAGCCGTAACCACAGAGGATAAGAGCATTAATGGAAAGTTAGCTGTTGTGGTTATTTGGCGAACAAATGGTGATCATTTACATGCATTATCAGAATGGCGAAATTTAGGGGAAGGGTGGATACACCAAAGAACTGTAGGGGACGAAATTGAAATAGGGTGCCGTATGATTAATGGAACAGCCCACGAGAAAGCAACGGGGATTTTAGTAAAACCGACTTCCAAAAGTGGCCAACAAGAAGGTTGTATCCGCCCAGGTAAATTAGATTGTtggtataattttatattaacacAGACTGTAGCAGTTAACTGTTTTTGGACTAATAATGGTCAAAAGCTCGAGATCAAGGAAGGCGAGAGCCTCATGATAAATTTTACAATATATGCTATACTTCCTACGACAGTGAGACCCCCTATTGCACTTCCTTCCCCTACAACCTATGCCCAAGCCCCAGTCAAGCTGGAACCCAAAATTTATGAAACAGGCCCATATGTAGTAAGGAACACAGGCCAACAACAATTGTTATTTAATCCAGAATGGTCTCTCAAGCGTGTTGAATTGCTAATACAAATTAACATCTCAGCAGTTCAACCAGCCTGTTCTCCTTTCCTAAAGACATCATTAGAAGGCTGGACAATATGGTCACAAAAGCAAGTACACCTCAGGGGCAGAACACAAAGAGACTTAACTGGAATGCTAGGAACAGGATTAGGAGTTTTAAATGGAATTGATTCAGAAATACTAATGAATAAGCTAGCCACAGCAACAAGCGATTTGACAAAACTAAAACAGCCCCTGCAATCATCCTTACTGGCATTGGGAACTAGCCAATGGCAAGTTTCAAAGGTGTTACCAATatgggaaaaggctgaagacCAGGACCACAGACTAATAATAGATGCACTTAGTATGGCGCAAGATAATGTATCTTTAGCTCTTAGTTGTATACAGGTACAGTTATGGATGCAGGCAACGGCTGCCTTGATCATTAGGGAAGGAAGTGAAGGCATTTTTCCGGCTGAAGTCCGAAAGATTGTTTGGGACAATGCcaatgattttgaaaagaagttCCAATCTTGGTGGACTCTGGTAAATTTTACCTATGATCCCATTATTAACATGGCTACTGCCTTTGTGCTTACTATACGTAATGCTACAGTTTATGTTATCCACCCCATTGTTGCACTAGGGTTAAATCATGAGGAAACAGTGCTCTATCCTTCGGAGCATAGAACCTGGGCCCGGATGAAGAACGGGAAATGGCAGTCTGTGAATCTAGAATCATGTGTTACCCGGGAACAACAAGGATTTATTTGTGAGAGCAACACAATTGATGCTCAGGATGTCTGTCTTGACACTGAGCAAGGTGTTTGccactttgaaattcatccaaatactAGTCAAAAGACTGTGCTTGTATATATTGGtcaaggctgtgtgtgtttaagaactgcttgtgcttttgtagAAGTAGATAAGGAAAACATAACTCTACCTAGCAAAAATCACtctaacttttgtatttgtaactttgttAGAATCATCGGGTGtgattttttatattcagcACCAGTGGTATCCCACCAGTTGATCAAGTCCAACAACACAATGTATCACAAGTTATTACCCACACCTATTGGGATGAACCTCACGCTAGTGAAGCAATTACTTAAACACCAAGACctgatcaaaattttaaaaggcattcagGAAGATGGAGAGAAGACTTTAATCACTGTCCACCAtgatacaaaagaaataaacagagtttTGCAAAGAGTAAAACAAGACACAGATCATAGCTGGTGGGACAAACTCTTTGGATGGTCGCCAACTGCAACTGGGATTTTGAACACATTGTGTCACCCAATTATTGTTCTATTGATGTTAGTTGGTATAAGTTTAATATTATCTTTTGTAATACTTGTTTGGAATTGGAAATTGTTACAACGAATGGCAATATTAGCTTCCCTGACGAGAGTACATGGCAAGGTATTGAGGGATACATATCGTAGAGGCTGGgaagaagaatttttgtattCGGAAAGGTCTCTACCGACATAGAGGaaatatagaaacaaacaaaggttCTGTATAAGATTAGTAAGGATAACATTTCATGGGGCTTTGAGGAAATATGGAATAAGTTAACCTCATGGTTACCCAATTTTCAATAGTTAGAACAAGTTTTTACTGATCTGGTTATGTTATTGGTAGTaggaatatttgtatgtatgttaCTGCGATACTGCTAATGATAAGGGCATGCAATGCAAAAGAATttgcatggggaaaagaaaaggggggattgattagggaagctgaggcgattccagataagaaagggttaagaatgaaactattaaaggagaacagaacattaggtgtagggcaggaaacagatgtacgGACAATGTATCTCGAAATAGGACATATACGGGCAATATATCTCGAACAAGACATTGGaatccaagataagaaaataatgagcagaagattcgaagaaaaaacagtccttgcggttaggaagaaagctaattcagcagaatcctgaccaagggtgaaaagtacactgtgaggaagacttatggccttcctctctgagaccaccgaccacagctcgacgacccctgcccaagaccactgagaggatctgcgcaggcgcaggacacaaaaaactgattagcatgagaagcgagagtaggcggggttagataatgaatatgtataggcgttaataaaatattaatcactgtgatgtataaatttgggacggcttttcacttcgggatgcacgataggcggaaagatcccccgtgcatccggcgccttcaataaagaataaatcacttacagaaattggatttatgatctttgaatcaCCGGCGCAtccagcgctgcttgcttgcctctattcgtttaataaattgtaaactttgattgtaatcctatttggatttataacagccatttataacactttttatatttgtattttatttaaggctgtcttgcccccctccccccccagcctcgctgctcgccaataaagctggcgcaggggctaagggatttgaagggcctgcttgtacacctaagggatttgagggcctgcttgtacacctttggggactgcctcttttgggggtgggggggtggtgttaggagctgcttgtatacttttttaggcattcctctgagagggggttgggagcttcgtgtatactggggggggagggcctccctcgaggtggaaggaggggggttggagcgtttctacactgtaggggcctgcctgtacacttttggggcctgccttggaggggttgggaactgcttgtacacctttggggcctgcatctgcgcggggcggggggggttggggggttggagctggttttaacctttcgggcttgcatctggagggggttggggcctgcctttgggggggtggttgtgagctgcttgtatactgtaggggcctgcttgtacacctttggggcctgcgtctggggggggggtgggagctgcttgtacactgttagggcctgccttgggggaggggttggggcatgtgccttgggggcatggggttgggagctgcttctacgctgtaggggtctgggtcttggggggttggggctgtttgtacacctttggggcgtgcctctggggaggatggggagttgcttgtacacctttggggcctgtgtctgggggggggttggggcctgtgccgggggggttgggagctgcttgtacgctctagggtcctctggcaggctttggggcctccctttgaggggggcagttgggagctggttgtacacctttggggcctgagtctggggtgtgggggctggggctgaggcctgggacctggggcatgcatctgggtggtggtggtggggggtccagttcatggggggggtgggttgggagctgcttgtggac contains these protein-coding regions:
- the LOC136786290 gene encoding uncharacterized protein, with the translated sequence MKTLWSGVFSNVVSRNLVNRIVLFLWLIVVIVIQELEGASMMIENGGWPWSEAVTTEDKSINGKLAVVVIWRTNGDHLHALSEWRNLGEGWIHQRTVGDEIEIGCRMINGTAHEKATGILVKPTSKSGQQEGCIRPGKLDCWYNFILTQTVAVNCFWTNNGQKLEIKEGESLMINFTIYAILPTTVRPPIALPSPTTYAQAPVKLEPKIYETGPYVVRNTGQQQLLFNPEWSLKRVELLIQINISAVQPACSPFLKTSLEGWTIWSQKQVHLRGRTQRDLTGMLGTGLGVLNGIDSEILMNKLATATSDLTKLKQPLQSSLLALGTSQWQVSKVLPIWEKAEDQDHRLIIDALSMAQDNVSLALSCIQVQLWMQATAALIIREGSEGIFPAEVRKIVWDNANDFEKKFQSWWTLVNFTYDPIINMATAFVLTIRNATVYVIHPIVALGLNHEETVLYPSEHRTWARMKNGKWQSVNLESCVTREQQGFICESNTIDAQDVCLDTEQGVCHFEIHPNTSQKTVLVYIGQGCVCLRTACAFVEVDKENITLPSKNHSNFCICNFVRIIGCDFLYSAPVVSHQLIKSNNTMYHKLLPTPIGMNLTLVKQLLKHQDLIKILKGIQEDGEKTLITVHHDTKEINRVLQRVKQDTDHSWWDKLFGWSPTATGILNTLCHPIIVLLMLVGISLILSFVILVWNWKLLQRMAILASLTRVHGKVLRDTYRRGWEEEFLYSERSLPT